A single window of Leptospira koniambonensis DNA harbors:
- a CDS encoding proton-conducting transporter membrane subunit, which produces MTVLAYLSVITSLLAPFLIGNVLGVDFFGKDSSIGLGLSLQAILGSFIAVYVYGYEKERKALVIFGYAIFFLSTGICYLVGKSLWLVLFWELSTISAFLLYIGGKWNDASIRSFVALVAAGGIGAFCFTFWIFSNDPRSGLFFLILGLLIKSAFFGVHFWLPEAHAGAPAHASAAYSGLLVNLPLVLFSKFALPLLPGTHYATILIPLAGIGVLWAGITALFSREVKKSIAYSTVENMNFLWLSLLISAYWQSSEQESLRMLSKAFGVLFLISLVHHSISKTFQFLFFGYLTKLSGKSASDENTGVGRISGIPTFLAAIGTMSFLAIPGTTGFLSESTFIKLLSAVLEVTDTSAALVLPLLILVCTGLAVGAAAHLKLFLGLVLSRPRTNFEDHGKNTTINVSLFLTGALVLISPLIILSLTNYYAVRVDWLDFSWFRGIGILNVIGLVILLSVGLLGLRHKIKERKLWDCGGLFGGSEVAIASSALSDPLAAPLGRYFADEAGNSRLDKGFIKILLRILSSLKAKIRGADDESISVDLTYSSFTVLTILIVIIIVRLAEGDIWSQLLSYWAF; this is translated from the coding sequence ATGACAGTATTGGCTTATCTATCCGTCATAACTTCTCTGCTTGCACCTTTCCTAATTGGAAATGTGCTCGGAGTAGATTTTTTCGGGAAAGATAGTTCGATCGGTCTTGGGTTATCTCTCCAAGCGATACTAGGTAGTTTTATAGCCGTATATGTATACGGTTATGAAAAAGAAAGAAAGGCGTTGGTCATTTTTGGCTACGCCATTTTTTTTCTGAGCACAGGCATTTGTTACCTGGTTGGAAAAAGTTTGTGGCTGGTCCTTTTCTGGGAATTGTCCACAATAAGCGCCTTTCTACTTTATATCGGAGGCAAATGGAATGACGCCTCCATCCGAAGTTTTGTGGCATTAGTCGCTGCAGGCGGGATCGGTGCCTTCTGTTTTACGTTCTGGATCTTTTCGAATGATCCAAGATCTGGATTATTTTTCCTGATCCTGGGGCTTTTGATCAAATCTGCATTTTTCGGAGTTCATTTCTGGCTGCCGGAAGCTCACGCAGGTGCACCTGCTCATGCTTCTGCGGCGTATTCCGGATTATTAGTTAATTTACCTCTTGTATTATTTTCTAAATTTGCTCTTCCACTTTTACCTGGAACCCATTATGCAACTATTCTAATACCGTTAGCCGGAATCGGAGTATTATGGGCTGGTATCACTGCATTATTCAGTAGAGAAGTTAAAAAGTCCATTGCATACAGCACTGTGGAGAATATGAACTTTTTGTGGTTGAGTTTACTTATTTCTGCGTATTGGCAATCCAGTGAGCAAGAAAGTTTAAGAATGCTCAGCAAGGCATTCGGAGTACTTTTCCTGATCTCTTTGGTTCATCATAGTATCAGCAAAACATTTCAGTTCTTATTTTTCGGATATCTTACTAAATTATCAGGAAAATCCGCATCAGATGAAAACACGGGCGTGGGAAGGATCAGCGGAATTCCTACATTCTTAGCTGCGATCGGGACCATGAGTTTTCTTGCAATTCCAGGTACCACAGGCTTCTTATCCGAATCCACATTTATCAAATTATTATCCGCTGTTTTAGAAGTTACTGATACAAGTGCAGCACTTGTTCTTCCGCTTCTCATTTTAGTTTGCACAGGTTTAGCGGTAGGAGCTGCTGCTCACTTAAAACTTTTCCTTGGACTTGTTCTTTCCAGGCCTCGCACAAATTTCGAAGATCATGGAAAGAATACAACGATCAATGTTTCTTTATTTTTGACTGGCGCTTTGGTACTGATCTCACCTTTAATCATCCTAAGTCTCACAAACTATTATGCAGTGAGAGTGGACTGGTTGGATTTCTCTTGGTTTAGAGGGATTGGGATCTTAAATGTAATCGGTCTTGTTATACTGTTAAGCGTAGGGTTGTTAGGACTCAGACATAAGATCAAAGAGAGAAAACTGTGGGATTGTGGCGGCTTATTCGGCGGATCGGAGGTAGCGATCGCAAGTTCGGCTCTTTCCGATCCGCTAGCCGCTCCGTTAGGCAGATATTTTGCCGATGAAGCAGGCAATTCCAGATTAGACAAAGGGTTCATTAAGATTTTATTAAGAATTCTTTCCTCTTTGAAAGCTAAGATCAGAGGAGCGGATGATGAATCCATCTCTGTAGACTTAACTTATTCTTCTTTCACTGTATTAACAATTTT
- a CDS encoding alginate export family protein, which produces MKVFRFFKTIHQIRPIGKFSLVLLFLTVGSPSVFAQAPNKGTVTAEPSPAPVTATPQKSAAEEEDSYVSPMKTSGLTPDYTRSMFFEPELGKKVANHKKAWLNDWIRVGAYVRPRYEDRYNLAFDKSNKGYTSRAMQTSQVFFIIDPSPYFSAKVTFQDARVWGGETPASVGDVRANTFDAVGTTSTSNPAAASGTTIPSQTTIREAFIMLKKLPLDAKVQVGRQILAYGDQRMLGGANWTINGLAYDGARIMFDQDNYKIHFFGTKIAANQNGVNGVVSANAPVTITDPVTKKATVVNPGQPDQYIVGTYNSVTAKDWFTLDVYSIGLLTKKTAIAGAKSDLDLYNNSWAKQQSDLITTGFRLTNRTANNNLPKDGFWGALDWAIESAWQTGATGERTAKDPLLDSYVQNNVAGLSGHSYGTQAQRYSGSFHVLQAGYTFFEKLRAGFQYTYASGDNNRTDGSSGTFQTLPGPRFGVFPYWNNVSGLSENIDTKNLSSYNLNFSYKTDHYGTFYAAYIVNNKVQTQDAWYAINGSANTGASTESNGVGQTTIAVGGTGRNLYNEFDFTWMYVVNDYVSIWIGGGILTAGNAVKNQRNALYHYNLQAVGTESAGLHLNTGVATGANGTASMAHMFFFQVNAGF; this is translated from the coding sequence ATGAAAGTGTTTCGATTTTTTAAAACAATCCACCAAATCCGACCGATTGGTAAATTTAGTCTAGTTCTACTATTTTTGACCGTAGGTTCCCCAAGCGTATTTGCTCAAGCCCCAAACAAAGGCACAGTAACAGCAGAACCTAGTCCAGCACCTGTCACTGCGACTCCACAAAAGTCGGCAGCAGAGGAAGAAGACAGTTATGTTTCTCCCATGAAGACTAGCGGCCTGACCCCTGATTACACTAGAAGTATGTTCTTCGAGCCTGAATTGGGGAAAAAAGTCGCGAACCATAAAAAAGCATGGTTGAACGATTGGATCAGGGTTGGAGCCTATGTTCGTCCTAGATATGAAGACAGATACAACCTAGCATTCGATAAATCGAATAAAGGTTATACCTCCAGAGCAATGCAAACCTCTCAGGTATTTTTCATTATCGATCCAAGTCCTTATTTTTCTGCAAAAGTTACCTTCCAAGATGCAAGAGTATGGGGAGGAGAAACTCCTGCGAGTGTAGGAGACGTTCGTGCGAATACATTCGACGCAGTAGGAACTACCAGCACGAGTAATCCGGCAGCTGCTTCAGGCACTACGATCCCCAGCCAAACTACTATCAGGGAAGCCTTCATAATGTTAAAGAAACTTCCATTGGATGCTAAAGTCCAAGTCGGAAGGCAAATTCTAGCATACGGAGACCAAAGAATGTTGGGTGGTGCCAACTGGACGATCAACGGTCTCGCCTACGACGGAGCTAGGATCATGTTCGACCAGGACAATTATAAGATCCATTTTTTTGGAACTAAAATTGCAGCCAACCAAAACGGCGTGAACGGAGTAGTTTCGGCTAATGCACCGGTGACTATTACTGACCCAGTTACTAAAAAAGCTACAGTAGTAAATCCTGGGCAACCTGATCAGTACATTGTAGGTACTTATAACTCAGTAACTGCAAAAGACTGGTTTACTCTAGACGTTTACTCCATCGGACTTTTAACAAAAAAGACTGCAATAGCTGGAGCTAAATCAGATTTAGATCTTTATAATAACTCTTGGGCAAAACAACAAAGTGATCTGATCACAACAGGATTCAGACTTACTAACAGAACTGCAAATAACAACCTTCCTAAAGATGGATTCTGGGGAGCTTTAGATTGGGCGATAGAAAGCGCATGGCAGACTGGAGCTACTGGAGAAAGAACCGCAAAAGATCCACTTTTGGATTCTTATGTGCAGAATAATGTTGCGGGACTTTCCGGTCACAGTTACGGCACACAAGCACAAAGATATTCCGGTTCCTTCCACGTTTTACAGGCAGGTTACACCTTCTTCGAAAAATTAAGAGCTGGTTTTCAATACACTTACGCTTCCGGAGATAATAATCGTACGGATGGAAGTAGCGGAACTTTCCAAACTCTTCCTGGGCCTCGTTTCGGAGTATTTCCTTATTGGAATAACGTGTCTGGTCTTTCTGAAAATATTGATACTAAAAACTTAAGTTCTTATAATCTCAATTTTTCGTATAAAACTGACCATTACGGAACATTCTACGCTGCGTATATCGTAAATAACAAGGTTCAAACTCAGGATGCTTGGTATGCGATCAATGGTTCTGCAAACACTGGAGCTTCTACTGAAAGTAATGGTGTTGGACAAACCACAATAGCAGTAGGTGGAACAGGAAGAAATTTATACAACGAGTTCGACTTCACCTGGATGTACGTTGTAAACGATTACGTTTCCATCTGGATCGGTGGTGGTATCTTGACTGCGGGTAATGCTGTTAAGAATCAGAGAAACGCTCTCTATCATTACAATCTTCAGGCCGTTGGAACAGAATCTGCAGGTCTTCATTTAAACACAGGAGTTGCGACAGGAGCGAACGGAACGGCCTCTATGGCTCATATGTTCTTCTTCCAAGTAAACGCAGGCTTCTAA
- a CDS encoding sodium-dependent bicarbonate transport family permease gives MADSAIIQNILNPPVLFFFLGMGVIIFKSDLVIPEALSKFFSMYLLFAIGFKGGHELFKTPFSSEHALTLLACSVMATLVPIYAYYILKIKLEKHNAAALAGSFGSISAVTFVTAGAYLHNLNIEYGGFIVAGMALMESPAIVIAVILDRLSKNKANGGGSINWKALLHEALFGSSIYLLVGALIVGYLTGDSGWNAEKPFTEDLFKGILTFFLLDMGISAAKRFKELTHVGFFLIAAAIILMVINAGIGLLLTKVIHMPEGDALMFVVLCASASYIAVPAAMKDMIPEANPSIYLTVALSIVFPINIILGIPLYHYLVKAIM, from the coding sequence ATGGCAGATTCGGCGATTATACAGAACATACTTAACCCACCGGTATTGTTCTTCTTTTTAGGAATGGGAGTCATCATCTTCAAATCTGATTTGGTGATCCCTGAGGCTTTATCGAAATTCTTTTCGATGTATCTACTTTTCGCAATTGGATTCAAGGGAGGCCATGAGCTTTTCAAAACTCCTTTTAGCTCCGAGCATGCGCTAACTCTATTAGCATGTAGCGTAATGGCGACTTTGGTACCAATCTATGCATATTATATTCTAAAAATCAAATTAGAGAAACATAACGCTGCGGCCTTGGCAGGATCGTTTGGATCGATTAGCGCAGTAACCTTTGTAACTGCAGGCGCGTATCTTCATAATCTAAACATTGAATATGGTGGTTTTATCGTAGCTGGTATGGCTCTTATGGAATCCCCAGCGATTGTAATCGCAGTTATCCTAGACAGACTTTCTAAGAACAAAGCAAACGGCGGCGGATCTATCAACTGGAAAGCTCTTCTTCATGAAGCATTATTTGGATCTTCTATCTATCTTTTAGTAGGTGCCTTGATCGTAGGTTACTTGACTGGAGACAGCGGCTGGAATGCTGAGAAACCGTTTACTGAAGACTTATTCAAAGGAATCCTAACATTCTTCCTTTTAGATATGGGAATCTCTGCAGCAAAAAGATTCAAAGAACTTACTCACGTAGGTTTCTTCCTAATCGCTGCAGCAATCATATTAATGGTGATCAACGCAGGTATCGGATTATTACTTACTAAAGTAATTCATATGCCAGAAGGGGATGCATTGATGTTCGTAGTTCTTTGCGCTTCCGCTTCTTATATCGCAGTTCCTGCGGCAATGAAGGATATGATCCCGGAAGCAAATCCGAGTATCTATCTTACGGTGGCATTATCCATCGTATTCCCGATCAATATCATCCTCGGGATCCCATTGTATCACTACTTAGTTAAAGCTATCATGTAG
- a CDS encoding helix-turn-helix domain-containing protein — protein sequence MKQPSSRIRNTFPTNIYFRFLILFFLGILIGANFLSAAPTLPNADIIRLNPSSPVENISSKMEYRYRGYQFRHCKPETISSLHQLEWHHNAGNVLRLKRSQSGNWLRFRLANDGTEQLHRTLALLWLNVPDAELCSVDSKGKFEAGFAGYDLDPIWNDFISPLPHFNIRLEPKEERTFYLYVLSNEDINFPVRLLSEDDYMVIVRLRSVLFLSVGFVLFLAFGYNLYLYYKSRKVLFLALPIHLISVGATLYFLHGKEFASIVGNENNLFRHNYFLFLGITHIAFFFYLAAWNKENSGLVYRSPFFWLVCFAGILYPLIPLYQFWYDHRILVLVLNYGCMLFYFGKTHISSIRNNTVYEMFFISVWGIFLLLDLYKTIFHFDFYPYNRMAVYGVLYYLPPLTVFVSLLSREILRRKEEEGSNRKSHLSSLDVKDFVIKIGSLLEKEKIYLTKSLKEEHMAKELGITIHQLSELINTEFKTNFPSLINQYRVEEAKVLLNEFPDENTTEIGAKAGFSSRSAFYLEFKKLTGTNPNSYRKESSGKRS from the coding sequence ATGAAACAACCCAGCTCAAGAATCCGAAATACTTTCCCTACTAATATCTATTTTCGATTTCTGATCTTATTCTTCCTGGGCATTCTTATTGGAGCAAATTTTTTAAGCGCAGCCCCTACTCTTCCTAACGCAGATATTATTCGATTAAACCCTTCTTCCCCTGTGGAAAATATTAGTTCTAAAATGGAATATAGGTATAGGGGATACCAATTTCGACACTGTAAACCCGAAACAATATCTTCCCTTCATCAGTTGGAATGGCATCATAATGCAGGGAATGTTTTACGTTTAAAAAGAAGCCAATCCGGAAATTGGCTTAGATTTAGACTCGCTAATGACGGAACTGAACAACTTCACAGGACTTTGGCTTTGCTATGGTTAAATGTTCCGGACGCTGAACTTTGTTCCGTGGATTCTAAGGGAAAATTTGAGGCAGGATTTGCTGGTTACGACTTGGATCCTATTTGGAACGATTTTATCTCCCCTCTTCCCCACTTCAATATTCGTTTAGAACCTAAGGAAGAAAGGACATTCTACCTTTACGTATTGTCCAACGAAGACATCAATTTTCCGGTAAGATTATTATCTGAAGATGACTATATGGTGATCGTAAGATTGCGGTCTGTTCTGTTTTTGAGCGTTGGGTTTGTACTATTCTTAGCTTTCGGATATAATTTATATCTATACTATAAATCTAGAAAAGTTTTGTTTTTGGCCTTACCTATTCATTTGATCTCAGTGGGAGCCACACTGTATTTTCTACATGGAAAGGAATTTGCATCCATCGTAGGAAATGAGAACAATCTATTTCGTCATAACTACTTCCTATTTCTTGGAATCACTCATATCGCCTTCTTCTTCTATTTGGCTGCATGGAATAAGGAAAATTCAGGCCTAGTCTATAGATCTCCGTTCTTTTGGTTAGTCTGCTTTGCAGGGATCTTATACCCTCTTATCCCTCTTTATCAATTCTGGTATGATCATAGGATATTAGTTTTAGTACTCAATTACGGATGTATGTTATTCTATTTTGGGAAAACCCATATTTCTTCCATACGGAATAATACAGTCTACGAAATGTTCTTTATCTCTGTTTGGGGAATCTTCCTACTTCTGGATCTCTACAAAACAATTTTCCATTTCGATTTCTATCCTTATAACAGGATGGCGGTCTATGGAGTATTGTATTACCTTCCTCCTTTGACTGTATTCGTGTCATTATTATCCAGGGAAATTTTGAGAAGAAAAGAAGAAGAAGGTTCCAATCGTAAAAGCCATCTTTCTTCCTTGGATGTGAAAGACTTTGTGATTAAGATAGGATCCTTGCTGGAAAAAGAAAAAATTTATCTGACCAAGTCTTTAAAAGAAGAACATATGGCTAAGGAGCTTGGTATCACGATCCATCAGCTTTCTGAGTTGATCAATACTGAGTTCAAAACAAATTTCCCATCTCTCATCAATCAGTACAGGGTAGAAGAAGCAAAAGTGTTGTTGAATGAGTTCCCGGATGAGAATACTACAGAGATTGGTGCAAAGGCTGGATTTAGTTCCAGATCGGCATTCTATCTGGAATTTAAAAAGTTAACTGGAACTAATCCGAATTCTTATCGTAAAGAAAGTAGCGGCAAACGTTCTTAA
- the ychF gene encoding redox-regulated ATPase YchF: MSLNCGIVGLPNVGKSTIFNALTKAGAEMQNYPFCTIEPNKGIVEVPDVRLDRLVELYKPQKKVPAIMEFVDIAGLVKGASQGEGLGNKFLSHIREVDAICHVVRAFEDENITHVHGKIDPVEDAQVVTMELIFADLESVEKQYQKISRNAKAGNKEAQEAAAVLDKIMAVLKEGKPARLADIKPEEQKLVKTFNLITSKPVLYVANITDKAAIAKENPIVESVKKMALAEGAEVVTLCGKFEEEISGLSKEEQLEFLSEIGETSSGLDRMIQAAYKLLGLVTFFTAGEVEARAWTTGVGSTGPIAASVIHSDFEKGFVRAEVMKFEDLDRTGSPNKVKEEGKLKIEGKEYIVQDGDVIFFRVNA, encoded by the coding sequence ATGAGCTTGAATTGCGGGATCGTAGGACTTCCAAACGTAGGAAAATCAACCATATTTAACGCATTGACCAAGGCCGGTGCCGAAATGCAAAATTATCCATTTTGTACAATCGAACCGAACAAGGGAATCGTTGAAGTTCCAGATGTAAGATTGGACAGGCTCGTAGAACTTTATAAGCCCCAAAAGAAAGTTCCCGCAATCATGGAATTTGTGGATATCGCAGGACTTGTAAAAGGTGCAAGCCAAGGGGAAGGGCTTGGAAATAAATTTCTTTCTCATATACGTGAAGTAGATGCGATCTGCCATGTTGTCCGCGCATTTGAAGACGAAAATATCACTCATGTTCACGGAAAAATTGATCCGGTAGAAGACGCACAAGTAGTTACGATGGAACTTATTTTTGCTGATCTTGAATCAGTAGAAAAGCAGTACCAAAAAATTTCTAGAAACGCAAAAGCGGGAAATAAAGAAGCACAAGAAGCTGCAGCAGTTTTAGATAAAATTATGGCGGTTTTGAAAGAAGGAAAACCTGCAAGACTTGCGGATATCAAACCGGAAGAACAAAAACTAGTTAAAACATTTAACCTGATTACTTCCAAACCCGTTTTATACGTAGCGAATATCACTGATAAAGCGGCAATCGCGAAAGAAAATCCAATCGTTGAATCCGTAAAAAAAATGGCACTTGCAGAAGGAGCAGAAGTAGTTACTCTCTGTGGAAAATTTGAAGAAGAAATTTCTGGCCTAAGCAAAGAAGAACAATTAGAATTCTTAAGTGAGATCGGAGAGACAAGCAGCGGATTAGATAGAATGATCCAGGCTGCATATAAACTTCTGGGACTTGTAACATTCTTCACAGCTGGAGAAGTAGAAGCAAGAGCTTGGACTACTGGTGTAGGAAGTACAGGACCAATTGCAGCATCTGTAATCCATTCAGACTTCGAAAAAGGATTCGTTCGCGCAGAAGTAATGAAGTTCGAAGACTTGGATAGAACAGGAAGCCCTAACAAAGTAAAAGAAGAAGGTAAACTAAAGATAGAAGGAAAAGAATATATCGTCCAAGACGGAGACGTTATATTCTTCAGAGTAAACGCTTAA
- a CDS encoding LIC11612 family fibronectin-binding protein — protein MNFIPKFEIKKLGALIVLVGLVLLGPSLQTQSSSSERKDSPIGLVVYCPLQSEKETPFDFERTLGIWYKRYKQQKIQEGGGAILLVSAPHLPKTSNEIERLKKSLGAEIIFTGHHSVIPKKETVKPSDKKGKKKKITKKKKKPATETKTNPEQSEKLTPVKQEDPKPQEETSESKPKDQTSEAKPKVSSKKKGKKKAPKLSTKTQPVIPPGILTVKEEAGLNFVFYSPSLESLQEDEKRQSHWMTDFKSQFSKTFESQIFHFLLAQDPSEKPKEDSNPIAEGLSNFKKELSDTLPSIVLLPSPRALRFFNGEYSFGCGATPDSLKISVLELFFRNGRLIRINEEVQTLNSKESNKSWILE, from the coding sequence ATGAATTTTATTCCAAAATTCGAGATCAAAAAACTAGGCGCCCTGATTGTTTTAGTCGGTCTAGTTCTTTTAGGACCTTCTCTCCAAACCCAGTCTTCTTCCTCGGAAAGAAAAGATTCTCCGATCGGACTCGTGGTTTATTGCCCTCTGCAATCAGAAAAGGAAACACCATTTGATTTCGAAAGAACCTTGGGCATTTGGTACAAAAGGTATAAACAACAAAAGATCCAAGAAGGAGGAGGAGCAATTCTACTTGTTTCCGCTCCTCATTTGCCTAAAACTTCAAACGAAATTGAAAGACTGAAAAAAAGTCTGGGCGCTGAGATCATATTCACAGGTCATCATTCCGTTATTCCTAAAAAGGAAACTGTAAAACCTTCTGATAAAAAAGGTAAAAAGAAGAAGATCACAAAAAAGAAAAAGAAACCTGCTACAGAAACTAAAACCAATCCAGAACAATCTGAAAAATTAACTCCTGTAAAACAGGAAGATCCAAAACCACAGGAAGAGACTTCTGAATCTAAGCCTAAGGACCAAACTTCGGAAGCAAAACCGAAAGTTTCCTCAAAGAAGAAAGGAAAGAAGAAGGCGCCCAAACTTTCCACTAAAACACAACCAGTGATCCCACCTGGGATTTTAACAGTGAAGGAAGAAGCTGGATTAAACTTTGTATTCTATTCTCCTTCTCTTGAATCGCTACAAGAAGATGAAAAAAGACAATCTCACTGGATGACAGATTTTAAAAGCCAGTTCTCTAAAACATTCGAATCTCAGATATTCCACTTTTTACTAGCGCAAGATCCGAGCGAAAAACCAAAAGAAGATTCGAATCCAATCGCCGAAGGATTGTCCAATTTTAAAAAAGAACTTTCAGATACATTACCTTCTATCGTTCTTCTACCTTCTCCAAGAGCTTTGCGTTTCTTTAATGGAGAATATAGTTTTGGATGTGGAGCAACCCCTGATTCCTTAAAGATCAGTGTTTTAGAGTTATTCTTTAGAAATGGAAGACTGATCCGGATCAACGAAGAAGTCCAAACCTTAAATTCTAAAGAATCAAACAAGTCCTGGATCTTAGAATAA
- a CDS encoding UbiA-like polyprenyltransferase, giving the protein MASNTLAALGKYGRFIKFSHTLFALPFAGIAFVLAILQEPSLPLLVIGQKLIWILVCMVGARSAAMGFNRWADRKIDAKNPRTANREIPSGQISDFMAVIFIIGSSLVFFIGSWFLNPLSFYLSFPTLFLLLTYSYTKRFTFLCHFYLGLTIGLAPLATWIAIREEFSWIAGFWTLGLAFNLAGFDILYALQDREFDKKEGLHSVPASFGEKKSFIISRISHILSISFLAVAAWNAGFQGAFWAFLIFVAYLLFREQKIASENKDGNFPPSFYQIHSWISLVIFLGILAETGPSLVSLFSRF; this is encoded by the coding sequence ATGGCTTCCAATACTCTTGCTGCTCTAGGCAAATACGGTCGTTTTATAAAATTCTCCCATACTTTATTCGCTCTTCCATTTGCAGGGATCGCATTCGTTCTTGCGATCTTACAAGAGCCGAGTCTTCCTCTTCTTGTAATTGGCCAAAAATTGATTTGGATCTTGGTCTGTATGGTGGGCGCAAGAAGTGCTGCCATGGGCTTTAATAGATGGGCGGATCGTAAGATAGACGCTAAAAATCCAAGGACTGCAAATAGAGAGATCCCAAGCGGTCAGATCTCAGATTTTATGGCAGTGATTTTTATCATAGGATCTTCTTTAGTGTTTTTTATAGGAAGTTGGTTTTTAAATCCACTTTCCTTTTATCTTTCTTTCCCTACTCTATTTCTTCTATTAACTTATTCTTATACAAAACGTTTTACTTTTTTATGCCATTTCTATCTTGGATTAACGATTGGTCTGGCTCCTCTTGCAACTTGGATCGCTATCAGAGAGGAATTTTCCTGGATCGCAGGATTTTGGACTTTGGGGCTTGCATTCAATTTGGCTGGATTTGATATTTTATATGCTTTGCAAGACAGAGAATTTGATAAAAAAGAAGGACTACATTCAGTCCCTGCGAGCTTTGGAGAAAAAAAATCTTTTATAATATCAAGAATTTCTCATATTCTTTCTATTTCCTTCCTTGCTGTAGCTGCTTGGAATGCCGGTTTTCAGGGAGCCTTCTGGGCTTTCTTAATATTTGTAGCATATTTATTGTTTAGAGAACAAAAGATTGCCTCTGAAAACAAGGACGGAAATTTTCCACCTAGTTTCTATCAGATCCATTCTTGGATCTCTCTTGTGATCTTTTTAGGAATTTTGGCAGAAACTGGTCCTAGTTTAGTTTCTCTATTTTCCAGGTTTTAA
- a CDS encoding UbiX family flavin prenyltransferase, with protein sequence MSDEKPLRLVLAMAGASGSIYAARFLRALMEIPGETWFVPSPASIRVFREEYETNVQTGEDILEFVRKKWNPKQVHKFHLRKFEDIGADIASGSNIWDGMVVLPCSMKTVAAIRTGITENLIERAADVTLKERRKLILVPRETPYNRIHLENMLALHDAGAIIAPASPGFYQMPKSLEDLGDFMATRIFRLLGREIDLYPRWNP encoded by the coding sequence ATGAGTGATGAAAAACCTTTAAGACTGGTACTTGCAATGGCTGGGGCTAGCGGCTCCATTTACGCTGCCAGATTTTTAAGAGCTCTTATGGAAATTCCTGGTGAGACCTGGTTTGTTCCAAGTCCTGCTTCTATCCGAGTTTTTAGAGAAGAGTATGAGACAAATGTTCAAACCGGAGAAGATATCCTAGAATTTGTACGTAAAAAATGGAATCCGAAACAAGTCCATAAATTTCATCTTAGAAAATTCGAGGACATAGGAGCCGATATAGCTTCTGGATCTAATATTTGGGATGGGATGGTGGTTCTTCCCTGCTCCATGAAAACTGTTGCAGCAATCAGAACAGGGATCACTGAAAATTTAATTGAAAGAGCGGCTGACGTAACCTTAAAGGAAAGAAGAAAACTTATCTTAGTTCCTAGAGAAACTCCTTATAATCGAATTCATTTGGAAAATATGTTAGCTCTTCATGATGCAGGCGCGATCATCGCACCTGCTTCTCCTGGTTTTTACCAAATGCCTAAAAGTTTAGAAGATCTGGGTGATTTTATGGCAACTAGGATTTTCAGACTTTTAGGAAGAGAAATAGATCTATATCCTCGTTGGAATCCTTAA
- a CDS encoding DUF3703 domain-containing protein, which yields MNWIMPKDWKIRYRKELDLSQKYKEEGNLPEAWRYLERAHLIGQYYPIPHTGIHFRMLLFAIGQKDTKEILGQLLRISLGWLGSWLNRIPVGNTGGANVPIMQPMPIPKDLLDLLSNADQEAKGLSGFKTRT from the coding sequence ATGAATTGGATCATGCCCAAGGATTGGAAAATCAGATATAGAAAGGAATTAGATCTTTCTCAAAAATACAAAGAAGAAGGAAATCTTCCAGAAGCCTGGAGATATTTAGAAAGAGCCCATTTAATCGGACAGTATTATCCAATCCCTCATACTGGAATTCATTTCAGAATGTTATTATTCGCAATTGGTCAAAAAGACACAAAAGAGATCTTAGGGCAGTTATTAAGAATTTCTTTAGGTTGGTTGGGCTCTTGGCTCAATCGAATTCCAGTGGGAAATACTGGCGGAGCAAATGTGCCGATCATGCAGCCAATGCCGATCCCGAAAGATCTATTGGATCTACTTTCGAACGCTGACCAAGAAGCAAAAGGTTTGTCCGGATTTAAAACTCGAACTTAA